From one Doryrhamphus excisus isolate RoL2022-K1 chromosome 9, RoL_Dexc_1.0, whole genome shotgun sequence genomic stretch:
- the LOC131136225 gene encoding olfactory receptor-like protein OLF4: protein MDAEFNRTYITLGGYVGVDKYGYLYFVILLALYLLILCTNLTIICLICIHRNLHEPMYIFIAALSVNSILFSTTIYPKLFIDVLSQRQIISHSACMFQYFMCYSIGISDFLLLSAMAYDRYVSICKPLQYPTIMGRITVTVLLALAWFIPASQLGATTVINSQQKLCDFRTGGIFCNNKVFKLHCVQSTVLNVYGLFIMLNLIVVPVIFILFTYIKIFVITYRSCVEVKKKAAETCLPHLMVLMCFSCLSIFDIITARLESNIPKHVRSVMTLLIFVYNPLFNPIIYGVKMKGISKHIKGLFRHLVTKNI, encoded by the coding sequence ATGGATGCTGAGTTCAATAGAACATATATAACTCTTGGTGGCTATGTAGGAGTGGACAAATACGGATATCTTTATTTTGTTATCTTGTTGGCATTATATCTCCTCATCCTCTGTACTAATTTAACCATCATATGTCTAATCTGTATTCACAGGAACCTTCATGAGCCTATGTACATTTTCATTGCAGCTTTGTCGGTCAACTCTATTTTGTTTAGCACTACTATCTACCCCAAACTTTTCATTGATGTCTTATCCCAAAGACAGATCATTTCTCATTCAGCTTGTatgtttcaatattttatgTGTTATTCTATTGGTATTTCAGACTTCTTACTGCTGTCAGCCATGGCTTATGACAGGTATGTGTCTATCTGCAAACCTCTGCAATATCCAACTATCATGGGAAGAATAACTGTTACTGTTCTCTTGGCCTTGGCCTGGTTTATACCTGCAAGCCAGCTTGGAGCGACAACTGTAATTAATTCTCAACAAAAACTTTGTGACTTTAGAACAGGAGGAATATTTTGTAACAATAAAGTATTTAAGCTTCACTGTGTACAATCAACTGTTCTTAATGTTTATGGTTTGTTCATCATGTTAAATTTGATTGTCGTTCCTGTGATTTTCATCCTTTTTACctacataaaaatatttgtaataaccTATCGCAGTTGTGTAGAAGTTAAGAAAAAAGCCGCAGAGACATGTTTACCTCATCTGATGGTTTTAATGTGCTTCTCTTGTTTGAGTATATTTGATATCATTACAGCACGACTGgagtcaaatattccaaaacatGTACGTTCAGTAATGACGTTGCTGATATTTGTGTATAATCCTTTGTTCAATCCAATCATATATGgagtgaaaatgaaaggaatCTCAAAACACATCAAGGGATTGTTTCGTCATCTTGTGACCAAAAACATATAA
- the LOC131136135 gene encoding ecto-NOX disulfide-thiol exchanger 1-like isoform X1, which translates to MASVASSATDGGQQGHQSERPAWTNLTVAPLGMGGQQLLSESLRIQRFEPPLDLIATVNPIMTGVSLVAPPDMQPVKEIIHCKSCTLFPQNPNLPPPSTRERPPGCKTVFVGGLPENATDDIIREVFSPCGDITAIRKSKKNFCHIRFSQHFMVDKAMYLSGYRMRIGSSTDKKDSGKIHVDFAQARDDLYEWECQQRLMAREERHRQTLWEDRQQPPSPAPIVHFSEHEAATLAEGLKDNHKFSEATAVLLTWMDRGEVNRRTANQFYSMIQSANGHVRRLLSEKAVQEEEMERAKEAFKCALVAILTQFEQISAVFTAASRQKAWDHFSKAQRKNIDIWRKQCEELMKVHGEEIMGIRREEEMEMSDEDSDESPCKKICKDSGVCDQMEAGLREENVSLRWQLEAYMKEAELARKEAGKEDNNNVVGLTRWHFPDASMQLLQQSVISMQQQLHSLQEQLASKEAELEQAKEEHHFLEGEVLSLQDKGVSGCLPSTYLSRERSNVVLSEKEALLLGVISTFLHVHPFGANLEYLWSYMQRLDSKVSAGQLERLMVRLPLMFRQELSGVGATLEKRWKFCGFDSLSSG; encoded by the exons ATGGCCAGCGTTGCTTCCTCTGCAACTGACGGCGGCCAGCAGGGGCACCAGAGCGAGCGTCCTGCTTGGACGAACCTCACTGTGGCGCCGCTGGGCATGGGCGGACAACAGCTTCTCTCAG AGTCTCTGCGCATTCAGAGGTTCGAGCCCCCGTTGGACCTCATTGCAACTGTCAACCCAATTATGACAGGAGTCAGCCTGGTTGCCCCCCCTGACATGCAGCCAGTCAAGGAGATCATACACTGCAAGAGCTGCACTCTCTTCCCTCAGAACCCCA ACCTGCCCCCACCATCCACTCGCGAGCGCCCTCCTGGCTGCAAGACGGTGTTTGTGGGAGGTCTGCCGGAGAATGCCACCGATGATATCATCAGGGAGGTCTTCAGTCCGTGTGGCGACATCACTGCCATCCGCAAGAGCAAGAAGAACTTCTGCCACATTCGCTTCAGCCAACACTTCATGGTGGACAAGGCTATGTACCTATCAG GATACCGAATGCGTATCGGGTCCAGCACGGACAAGAAGGACTCTGGCAAGATCCACGTGGACTTTGCTCAGGCACGAGATGACCTGTACGAGTGGGAGTGTCAACAACGGCTAATGGCCAGAGAAGAACGACACCGCCAGACACTCTGGGAGGACCGCCAGCAGCCGCCGTCTCCGGCCCCCATTGTGCATTTCTCTGAGCATGAGGCAGCCACGTTGGCGGAGGGACTGAAAG ACAACCACAAGTTCAGCGAAGCTACGGCGGTGCTCCTCACCTGGATGGACCGAGGCGAGGTCAACCGTCGCACCGCCAACCAGTTCTACTCCATGATACAGTCAGCCAACGGTCATGTGCGCAGACTGTTGAGCGAGAAGGCTgtgcaggaggaggagatggagcgCGCCAAGGAGGCCTTCAAGTGTGCCCTGGTGGCCATCTTGACACAGT TTGAGCAGATCTCGGCCGTGTTCACCGCCGCCAGCAGACAAAAGGCATGGGACCATTTCTCTAAAGCTCAGCGCAAGAACATAGACATTTGGCGCAAGCAATGTGAG GAACTGATGAAAGTCCATGGTGAGGAGATCATGGGCATCCGACGTGAAGAGGAGATGGAGATGTCGGATGAAGATTCAGATGAAAGTCCTTGTAAGAAGATATGCAAAGACAGTG GGGTGTGTGATCAAATGGAGGCGGGCCTGCGAGAGGAGAACGTCTCCTTACGATGGCAGCTGGAGGCTTACATGAAGGAGGCAGAGCTTGCAAGGAAGGAGGCGGGAAAAGAAGACAACAACAATGTAGTCGGGCTGACCAGGTGGCACTTTCCAGATGCTTCCATGCAGCTGCTGCAGCAAAGTGTCATCAGCATGCAGCAG CAACTCCACAGCCTGCAGgagcagctagctagcaaggAGGCCGAGTTAGAGCAGGCGAAAGAGGAGCATCACTTCCTGGAGGGGGAAGTGCTCTCACTCCAAGACAAG GGGGTCAGCGGGTGCCTCCCATCAACGTACCTCAGCAGAGAGAGAAGTAATGTTGTCCTGTCCGAAAAGGAGGCCCTGCTTCTGG GCGTGATTTCGACCTTCCTCCATGTTCACCCGTTTGGGGCCAACCTGGAGTACTTGTGGTCTTACATGCAGAGACTGGACTCCAAG gTGTCGGCGGGGCAGCTGGAGCGCCTCATGGTCCGTCTGCCCCTCATGTTTAGGCAGGAACTGAGCGGTGTGGGAGCCACTCTGGAGAAACGCTGGAAGTTCTGCGGGTTTGACAGCCTGAGTTCGGGATGA
- the LOC131135974 gene encoding olfactory receptor 10J4-like has translation MDAEFNRTYIILGGYVGVDKYGYLYFVILLALYLLILCTNLTIICVICIHRNLHEPMYIFIAALSVNSILMSATIYPKLFIDVLSRRQIISHSACMFQYFIFYSIGISDILLLSAMAYDRYVSICKPLQYSIIMGRITVTVLLALAWFIPALQVAVAIVVNSKQKLCDFTTDGFFCNNKIFRLYCVQSTFLKVYPMFILLNVIIVPAIFIIFTYIKIFLIAYHSCPEVRKKATETCLPHLIILMCCFFLCIFDVISARMQSDLPNGVNLIMSLQIVMYGPLFNPIIYGVKMKEISKHIKRLLCHFWTKNK, from the coding sequence ATGGATGCTGAGTTCAATAGAACATATATAATTCTTGGTGGCTATGTAGGAGTGGACAAATATGGATATCTTTATTTTGTTATCTTGTTGGCATTATATCTCCTCATCCTCTGTACTAATTTAACCATCATATGTGTCATCTGTATTCACAGGAACCTTCATGAGCCTATGTACATTTTCATTGCAGCTTTGTCGGTCAACTCTATTTTAATGAGCGCGACTATCTACCCCAAACTTTTCATTGATGTCTTATCCCGAAGACAGATCATTTCTCATTCAGCTTGTatgtttcaatattttatattttactcgATAGGCATATCAGATATCCTACTGCTGTCAGCCATGGCTTATGACAGGTATGTGTCTATCTGCAAACCTCTGCAATATTCAATTATCATGGGTAGAATAACTGTTACTGTTCTCTTGGCCTTGGCCTGGTTTATACCTGCATTACAGGTTGCCGTAGCGATTGTAGTGAATTCTAAACAAAAACTCTGTGACTTTACAACAGATGGATTTTTTTGCAACAACAAAATTTTTAGGCTCTACTGTGTACAATCAACATTTCTTAAGGTTTATCCTATGTTTATCCTGCTAAATGTCATTATTGTTCCTGcgattttcatcatttttaccTACATAAAGATATTTCTGATAGCTTATCACAGTTGTCCAGAGGTCCGAAAAAAAGCTACAGAGACATGTTTACCTCACCTGATTATTTTAAtgtgctgcttttttttgtgtatatttgatGTTATTTCAGCTCGAATGCAGTCAGATCTTCCAAATGGTGTCAATTTAATCATGAGTTTACAAATAGTTATGTACGGTCCTCTGTTCAATCCAATCATATATggagtgaaaatgaaagaaatctCCAAACACATCAAGAGATTATTGTGTCATTTTTGGACGAAAAACAAATGA
- the LOC131136135 gene encoding ecto-NOX disulfide-thiol exchanger 1-like isoform X2 codes for MTGVSLVAPPDMQPVKEIIHCKSCTLFPQNPNLPPPSTRERPPGCKTVFVGGLPENATDDIIREVFSPCGDITAIRKSKKNFCHIRFSQHFMVDKAMYLSGYRMRIGSSTDKKDSGKIHVDFAQARDDLYEWECQQRLMAREERHRQTLWEDRQQPPSPAPIVHFSEHEAATLAEGLKDNHKFSEATAVLLTWMDRGEVNRRTANQFYSMIQSANGHVRRLLSEKAVQEEEMERAKEAFKCALVAILTQFEQISAVFTAASRQKAWDHFSKAQRKNIDIWRKQCEELMKVHGEEIMGIRREEEMEMSDEDSDESPCKKICKDSGVCDQMEAGLREENVSLRWQLEAYMKEAELARKEAGKEDNNNVVGLTRWHFPDASMQLLQQSVISMQQQLHSLQEQLASKEAELEQAKEEHHFLEGEVLSLQDKGVSGCLPSTYLSRERSNVVLSEKEALLLGVISTFLHVHPFGANLEYLWSYMQRLDSKVSAGQLERLMVRLPLMFRQELSGVGATLEKRWKFCGFDSLSSG; via the exons ATGACAGGAGTCAGCCTGGTTGCCCCCCCTGACATGCAGCCAGTCAAGGAGATCATACACTGCAAGAGCTGCACTCTCTTCCCTCAGAACCCCA ACCTGCCCCCACCATCCACTCGCGAGCGCCCTCCTGGCTGCAAGACGGTGTTTGTGGGAGGTCTGCCGGAGAATGCCACCGATGATATCATCAGGGAGGTCTTCAGTCCGTGTGGCGACATCACTGCCATCCGCAAGAGCAAGAAGAACTTCTGCCACATTCGCTTCAGCCAACACTTCATGGTGGACAAGGCTATGTACCTATCAG GATACCGAATGCGTATCGGGTCCAGCACGGACAAGAAGGACTCTGGCAAGATCCACGTGGACTTTGCTCAGGCACGAGATGACCTGTACGAGTGGGAGTGTCAACAACGGCTAATGGCCAGAGAAGAACGACACCGCCAGACACTCTGGGAGGACCGCCAGCAGCCGCCGTCTCCGGCCCCCATTGTGCATTTCTCTGAGCATGAGGCAGCCACGTTGGCGGAGGGACTGAAAG ACAACCACAAGTTCAGCGAAGCTACGGCGGTGCTCCTCACCTGGATGGACCGAGGCGAGGTCAACCGTCGCACCGCCAACCAGTTCTACTCCATGATACAGTCAGCCAACGGTCATGTGCGCAGACTGTTGAGCGAGAAGGCTgtgcaggaggaggagatggagcgCGCCAAGGAGGCCTTCAAGTGTGCCCTGGTGGCCATCTTGACACAGT TTGAGCAGATCTCGGCCGTGTTCACCGCCGCCAGCAGACAAAAGGCATGGGACCATTTCTCTAAAGCTCAGCGCAAGAACATAGACATTTGGCGCAAGCAATGTGAG GAACTGATGAAAGTCCATGGTGAGGAGATCATGGGCATCCGACGTGAAGAGGAGATGGAGATGTCGGATGAAGATTCAGATGAAAGTCCTTGTAAGAAGATATGCAAAGACAGTG GGGTGTGTGATCAAATGGAGGCGGGCCTGCGAGAGGAGAACGTCTCCTTACGATGGCAGCTGGAGGCTTACATGAAGGAGGCAGAGCTTGCAAGGAAGGAGGCGGGAAAAGAAGACAACAACAATGTAGTCGGGCTGACCAGGTGGCACTTTCCAGATGCTTCCATGCAGCTGCTGCAGCAAAGTGTCATCAGCATGCAGCAG CAACTCCACAGCCTGCAGgagcagctagctagcaaggAGGCCGAGTTAGAGCAGGCGAAAGAGGAGCATCACTTCCTGGAGGGGGAAGTGCTCTCACTCCAAGACAAG GGGGTCAGCGGGTGCCTCCCATCAACGTACCTCAGCAGAGAGAGAAGTAATGTTGTCCTGTCCGAAAAGGAGGCCCTGCTTCTGG GCGTGATTTCGACCTTCCTCCATGTTCACCCGTTTGGGGCCAACCTGGAGTACTTGTGGTCTTACATGCAGAGACTGGACTCCAAG gTGTCGGCGGGGCAGCTGGAGCGCCTCATGGTCCGTCTGCCCCTCATGTTTAGGCAGGAACTGAGCGGTGTGGGAGCCACTCTGGAGAAACGCTGGAAGTTCTGCGGGTTTGACAGCCTGAGTTCGGGATGA